GGGAATTGATTATTAAttagttgtaaaaatttattaggaGAATTGATTAACTTTAAATACTTAACAATctgaactaatatttttttatgtatgcaTAATTAAGCGGGCAGGTCAGGTTGTAGCGggttggcaattttttaatCCATAACCCAATCCAATCCGCAATTTTGGGGGTCTAACCCGTCCAACCCAAACCGCCTAACTTAATAACCCGTACGGGGGGTGCGGGTCGGGCAAGTTGGCGAGTTAAGCGGATATTTTGCACACCTCTAAACAAAACTGGTTTTTAAAAGTATTACATAGtgacaagaaattaaaaataataataactggaaatttatatacaaatatatatatatatataattttttttttggtaataacaaatataattttgacaACATAGGAATGAGGAAAACCTAACATTGATAAGAAAcggtgggttctagttagctcaactagtaaagtctctgatggttgtataagagatttggggttcaattcccgcctacaccaaaaactgattggtgtcttgatctgatgataaaaaactatcatcagaagcggacgtcatagattgaaactctctaaaaaaaaattaacaagaaactaaaaaacCATATAACTAGAAATTTGTATACAAATATGATTTTGACAACATAGGCCCACCAAATTAATATATGGTCCATTGGTTGAAATTCCTTCCCTCTCCGTATACAAGACATGCAAGAGGTTTCATATGTCAACTTCAACATAAGATAATAGAACTCCCTGATTCACGACAATTTCTTTAACTaattccaacttttattttttttttttttccttttgctttttcGTTTTTTAGTGTTAGCCATCAATTCTTATCGAGGTGTCCACTGGCAGCTTCTCTAAACATTATCTATTGTGCGTTACACTTTGTGTAATTGATGGCTAATTGACAGCttacattttctcttcttctttttttttttttctttttttttagttatccACATATTGCAGCTCACCACCTCTCGTCATGAAACTAAAACCATTAATTGATGTCTTGATATAATGATAACGAGCAATCATTGCATCTCTATTTAGATAGcaatcaattttgaaaatttgatccattttattattatgaaattttcttATAGAAACCAGATCCTCGGTTTACACTTTTTgttaaacaattaaaaggtGATCCAcatgatgatttttttattttaatattttttttacttatctaATTGATTGGTTGAAAAATAGAATCAAAGTTAATCTCCTAgcatttataaacaaacaaatgcaCCATCAAAGTCTTTTAATTTAATGTTCAAGGTTAGGTTTCTTGGAGATAAGACAGTTTgagaaaaactgaaaaaaaaaagtcattaccAGGAAAAGAAAGTTTccaataattttatgaaaacaaTTCTAAAAACGAAAGTTCAATAAAGCACGAAAAAaatttatgcttaaaaaaaaaagcataaaattctaaaaaagcATGAAATTCTAAAAAAGCATATAGCCATACAAAGTGGTTTATACAAATTAGTAAAAAGTAAATAAacgagattaaaaaaattacctcAGATTTGAACCTAAAACTGTCCCCCCAAGAGATCTGAATTCCGAATCCAATAGAATAAAcgaaataagaaataaaaatctctttaattaattataaaacttATACTTTGATGTCCTTAtctgaagaagaaaattttggcGCTTCTTTAGATAAATTaccctttgatttggtattatttactataaaaaCCAGTGAATCAGTCAGAATCTCAATTTCTCGCCAACTCAGGAGCAAAAAAACGAGATATGTTCAGATGAAATTATTAAAGATACTTGTTTTTGTATGATCATGTGTTGCCACGTGAGCTATTTCCCACGTTTTGTCTGTTACCTTGTACTGGATTTTGTTGGAAATTATCGGGTGTGATAAGTGCAGGAAATGGAGGTTGCGTCCTGGCGAGGTTGTACCTTTGCAACTTAAACCATTTATAATCAAGAGTCAAGacagtgaaattcaaacatttggTTGCAACTTGCAATGATCGTTTGAAGTACATCCAATATTAGGGCCGGTTTGATAATATTGATTATTTGATAATATTgttttagtaatgttgtttgtattttttaaaaatatatgtggatgaaaaagtatatgaaaatatatgtaataatgtttaaatattgaaaactattgtttaaacaacggtAACAAACGGACTCTAGTTTTTCaggacaattaaatttaatggaACTCTTTTGAATCTCATTGAGAATCCTAATGTATTGCACATAAGAAACTTTATTTAGAATTATTGAGAGATTTACTCACataaaagttttgaattttacaatatgtatatgtatgtgatgCATCTCAATAATAGTGTATGTCTATTTATGGACAGTGTACGAGCATAGACCTCAACTCAATAATTAATGATACTAAGCAAGATATATGTTACAACAAATTTGTGTTATGGATTGATATTGATCCACAACAATTGTAAGAGCATAAACCTCAACTCGGTAATTAATGATACTAAGCAAGATATATGTTACAACTAATTTATGTTATGGGTCGATATTGATCCACAATGGGAAATTTAGATAAGAACACACATGAATTGTAAGGTGCTCACAATATATCGAAATGATCTcttctttatttacttttaaatgTTTATATTACAAGGATATTTCTCTAGCCTCTTTTCACGCTTTATCTCTCTATCTTTTAATGTATTCTCTGTTgttcctctctttcttctttcttctcttttatatgAGTCATCTCCTTCATTTTCGTACTTTGTCCTTGTCCACCAGGATAACTTTTGGCCTTATCGGgctcttcttttttggttatttatCATGAACTGAGCCTTCTAGAATTTCTTCTTACTATTCAGGTGCCCACCTGGATAACTTCTAGTCTTATCTAACTCTTCTTTCTTGATTATTCATCATGAACGGAGACTTCTGGGGCTTCTTTTTACTGTTTAGGCTTGTCTTTCTACATTAAATGCAGTGATACCAAGTAGGTGACCTTCATTAATGCAGAGGTTGTAGTGGAACCATCAATAAACTTTAGAAAGTTACCTTGGAGAAGTTTACCTTCTCTGGGATCTACCTTGGTATCTCGAATATACCTCGGACATGACCTCAGTACTAGGCTTGAAGGGTCATTGAGCCTGACCAATGATCTAAGGACCTATGCTCATTATCATAATGGACTAGTTAATGCTAGATTTGTTTCCACTATTTGGGCCAATGTTTTAAATAGGCCCAATATTAATCCCATTATAATAAGGTCCAATATTTACCCTACTATAGACTGATTGTGGTTTATTGATCATTGAGGCACAAGTAGTGTTATTTTCTtaagaataattaaatttaatgatatTCTGTTTGAATTTCGTAAAGGATCCTAATATATTGCATATACATAACTTTATCTAGAATTATTAGGTGATTCATTcacataaaaattttgaattctgcGATATGTATGCATCTGATATATCTCACTAATAGCATATCTTATTTATGGATTAATTGTGGTTATGTAACTATGATTTTCGTGCCAAGGATTAATGTTGCTCTATATTTTGGGGATGGAATTGTTGATTAGATTAGAAGTTAGTTTTGCTATTTAAACATAAGCTAAATTGATTGACTGGATGGTAGCCTCCTAGTTTTGTGGTCTAAAATTATTGGTGCCACTTGCCTCAGTGAAAGACAGTTTCCTGAATAGTTGTTAAAATTGTTGTCTTGCTTATGGGAAAAGCATGCTTTGATGAGAGTAAAATGAGAAACTTCTTGCTCCTCACTCTAGGACATAAGTATCACTGCCTCACCGGAATGAAAGAGAAGTATCTCACATATCCATTGTATGTAATGGATGTGTCACAATTGGTGGGACTCATGCATTTGTGGGACAATATGTTATTAGAAATCCTATGTATATATAACAAATACATTTGGATCacaatgttaaaataaatagtgCCAACGTATATGCATtcttcattggttttttttttcccctgctTTAGTTGAGTATTATCACTAACTTTTaagtcaaaactttttttttttgagataatttttAACCTATAGTGTTCACtcataataattgttttttgggtccagttaatgtgtgccctaagagcacacattaaacaatctatttttgaaaacattttctcgaaaattgaaaaagctgtcaatactttttcaattctcgagaaaatattacaaaaaatgattaattattgtgtgccctaaaggcacacattagcaaaatccttgttttttttattatcaacaaaaatactaattaattttgagCACAAACAAGaatcaaatctcaaatttcttatttcttattttaatcCCCGAAACATTTCTAGCTAGTGATTACAGAGAGAGACACTAAAAAGTAAGAGGATGCTCACACAGTCACACAAGAATCTTACTCATGAATCCGAAATCTATGCCAATATAACAGCTGGATAGGGCGGCTAGGCAAGGCAGGTTACCTAAACTATTGCCACTTTTTGAGTCAATGATGCTAGATTGAACCAATTATTTTAGGCATCTTAATCTTGTCATGTGACTGAACCGAATAATAAGAACTGACGTACAGTAAGTAATTGTGTGTagtagaaaggaagaaaaattggGGGCAAGTCCATCACCATCATCATGACCTAACAAAAAGACAAGACAAAACAAGTTTGCTGGACACTTGGGTTTGTCAACATGCAATTCCAGATTATCTTGCGCCCATTACCATTTTCTATTGCACATATCAGCTGCAGCATAAGACTGTCTTATAATGAGTATAGAAAGTCAAACGTTAAGCGGAAAATAGGAGCAAAAGATGGTAATCTCTTTTGAGACTTTCAAAGATTGgcatttattttactattaattatgagtttttttatatatttttttaatcaattgcCTTTTCAAACTTAGAGCATtcgaatcttttttttttatagctcaAATAGAAATTCTAATCTAATGAATCTAATATATTACCTCCACCCCTCCTCACCCAGGACCACTCAAACTTGGGCCCTCAAACCTCATAAGCCTTAAGTACCATTCCGCCCAACGTGGGCGGTGGTAACTTAAAGCATTCACATTAATCtatgtataatagaaaaatatgtaGGATTTACACAATTTTGCTTAAAATGACTCACATCAGTCTgtgtataattgtgtaaatttataaatttgctACAGTAATCGTGTAAATTTATACTTATActattaattttgcatttagctaTTTATTATTTCTGTACATATATTGAGGATAAATGAAGAAAGTAGATGGGAGTTGTTGTGTgcgaagaaagagaaacaatttaaaaaaaaaattgatattttaataaaatgtagtgtaaaatagataatctgacgtgagttgttttgaaaaatgaatatgtaaaatattaaaaatatattcttaTGTTAAAATATATGGAAATTTTTGCATGAGTTGATGCAAATACTCTtagtttcttctttctttttcttgctaCGTTTGACctaaatgcaaaagaaaaagCAGGCTACTGGCACAAACAACATCAACAAGTTCATGGAGAGGATTTTATTGAGGCAGGCAATAGCCCAATGACTTCTTTGGCTTATTAGATTAGTAGAGGTTTTTAAaggttcttttatttatttttaagtacaGTTACACTTTTATACAACTCATTCGTTAAGCTAAATAATTCAAGCAAATAAACTGCTCTAAATACACACCTCTACTGTTCTACAGACTAATTTTAGCAGGCACCATTCAAGATAACTTGGCAATCCAATGTAAAGTGATGTTACACCCTACCTCCAGGCTCCAGAGAGTTTTGTCATTATGGAGAAATTGGCAACTCCAGGTGGAGATGAAACTTGGCAACTTAATTGTCTTAATCAAGTAACAATCATAAACATTGTCCCTCACTAAGTTGGGCTGTCGAGATATTGTTCAAATCTCTTTTAATTTAACGGTAAAAAGTGCTTAATTTTGGAACACAGACCGACAGAcgcatcttcttcttttttattattacataaatatctccaaaaatttaaaaagcacAGATCCAACTCATATTTTTACGACTTCTATGTTCTATCTTTCATAGCCTGCTTAAGTCAACCATTCGAAATAACTTCAATTACAAGTTTAAGTCACTCTCTGCTTCCTTAAGAGTTAAGGCCTCACAGGCTCACATAATGATATACAATCCATAAAATTGCCAGAGGCCCACTACGCCTCCAATGGACATGCCCCTTCAGCGGCCCACGTTCAGTTTGACCATTGTCTCCCTCATGTTCCAAAGGAGTTTCAAGCCCATCTGGCTAAgttgcttaaaaaaaaacaaacaaacaaacaaacaaactttaaCAAATGATCCAACATCTTATCTGTAGATCTGTTGCTAGCTGAAAACCATAAATTCATTCATGGTATAAAACTGGGCAGACAAGACGGTTCCTTCagcagtctttttttttttttttagcaaatgattcaatattcttctttaaaaatGACACAGCATCCTTGAATAATCTGAGGAAAATTCTAGATTGGTACTGTGTATTATCAGGCCACAGCATAAGCTTACAAAAATCTGAATTGCTATGTTCAGCTAACATCCCTCCTttcaaatcaacaaaaaatagcTCAGCTATTTGAGGTCCAGCTTGTACAACAGGCAACAGCCCAGACCCAACTAATATTTAGGATTTCAGAAGATGAGAGGACCTGGCATGCACATGTGGCCAAAAGTGGACTGATGGTCCAATAAATTGGAATCTTGGACTCAATTCTTTATCCTTTACATAACAAAGCACAAGTTCTTAAAATTaccatatttaattaaaattaataattccttcaaaaaataatttaaattaataaattttagtaaaagATGTATATTTCTGtttaattaaagtaaaaaaggTACTTTGGAACCTCACAAAATAGAATAGAGGATTAACCATTTGAGAGTAGTTTGTTATGTTAAACTAGTTTATAACCTTAGGTGTGTGcataaatacattttaaaatatacaaTTACATGCATTTTATAATTCTTGCATAAACTAAATATGGTCATGGTCAGTTTTTTTGCACAGAGGCCCATGGTCCATGAGGACAGGATAGAGGAAGAAAGGTTTGGGCCCAGCCTAAGATACCAACAAGGAGGACTAACCAAACACTATGGAAGGGCAAGGTCTAAGCCCTCTTAAGGATGGTTGATCCCAGCCCAGCAATGGCCTTCACTACAATTTTAGTATTTGAACGAGAAGACAAAACCTCAGCACTCAACCGTCGTTGATATAAGCAAACATGAAAAGAGCCAGAGGAGGGCCACAATCCAACGAAAATATGCCCAATGAACCAAAAGGGATAACGCCTAGATCCGGCAATAGTCACCTCAGCATTAAATGAATATTCCCATCTACTAAATGCtacatttattaataaatgatcAGCCTGAATAGTATTTctcacccaataattcacttatcTCCCTTAAAAGGTAAAGGAAAAAGTTAATGGGACAAGTACCTTATGATCTCTACCACACAATCCCACTATAGAAGTGAGAAAAAACTCATATAAATAGGACATTCCTCCACTTCAGAAAGGGATTCAAAAATAAACTCAACAATTTACAAAGAGAGTAAACTTAGGCCAGGCGGAACATAATAACAAAATCCAACTCACATTTGTTATAATAACAAGATCCAACTTACATTTGTTCCAATTTGTGTCTTCTAGTTTCTTTTAGCTTGATTTCTAATCTAACTCTCCCATTGTAAACCATCGTCCCATATCCATAAATTAATGATGCAGATCATTTACCTTGTTCACGGTATTTTGATCCGCACAATTATACAATACATTTTATGATTGTGTAAAAGACAATACAttaattgatatataaatattttctaaataggCTTACTCACAAATATACAttctaaacaatataatttcttttaaagataGTTTTTAACTTAAGTTGTCagttccaaataaaaaattttactaattcaGTTAAATAGAACTCATAATTCTAAACAATTAGTaattactaaaatttaaatataatcattcaaaatgaaaaaaaatatatatataagattacACATTTTGTGTCACAACTCTCATGTGTGGCATACTAAAACTAACTATTTGTCATTTTCAAGTaaattagaaactttttttatttttattttttggctacTAACAGTTTCCCATGTAAGAGAAATGTAGtaaaaattattgctaaatTTGTGTAATTCTGAAGCCACGCCAAACCAATACTGAAGTGAACAAAGTGAAAACCAGTTGGCGCTCAGTCAGTGATCAGTCGTTTACCACCTCTTCCGCTTCTCCACAACAAAAcccagcaacagcaacagcaacagcaacagcaacaattTCCATTTCCTCAAAACCCTTTTCACCAGCCCACGGCGTCGTTTCgactgtctctctctctcacattttcCCCAAAATGAGTTCACGGCCTGTACCGGCTTTCGCATTGGACGGCAATGGCGATTGCACTAACCCAAAGAACCAGAGCATTTCGGAGTTGGTTGCGAAGCTCCGAACCGCGTATCGGAGTCAAGACTTTGACCGAGCCGAAGAGATTTTGGTAGCGAGAGAAACGAAATTGAAACGAGAAATtgagaaggagaagaaagagaaggcgTTGTTGACGGAGAAATTGCAGATGGAGAATCTGGATCGGATCTACCTGGAGGACGAGCTTGAAAATCAGAAGAAGGCGTTGGAGGCGgcgctagagagagagaggaaagcgGAGGAGGCGAAGAATTCGAAGCAAGATGAGAAGAACGTGGTTGGTGTGCTTCGGAGGAGGATTTGCGAGCTCGAGTGCGAGAATGTGAAGGCTAAAGGCGAGGTTGAGCTTTGGAAGAAGAGGTTTGAGGAATTGGGGATTAGGGTTTCGAAATTAGAGGAAGATATAGCAATGCTGACGGATTCAGAGCCTCTGGCTAACAATAATGGCGGTGGCGAGGTGATTCGGGACGGTTCCGACGAagtgagaagagagaagaaggatTTGAATGAGAATGGTGTTggaaattttggtcaaaatGGGGTCTTTGTGAAGATTGAGAATGATGGATTGTATTGCAATGGAAATAAGAGTAGAGAAGCCAGTGTGGGACTTGGTTTTGAAGAAAATGGAGATATACTAACTACTGCATGTATGAGTAAAGAAGCCTTTGCAGGACTTAGTTTTGATTCTCCGATCAAAGGAAATGGGGATTCTCAAACTGCAGGTATTGGAGAGTTATCGTTTTTTTATGTTCActgttcacacacacacacattgtgTTAATTTTATGTGTGGATTAGAGTTTGGGATTTTATGAAATTGGTGCTTTGTTTGCTCACATGTTTCATAGAGTAATGTATGTGTGGAGATATTTTTGATGTCCATGTGTATGTGCTTATTATTATAACATGTCGACTATAACGCCAGAGTGGCTAAATGACAAATGGGGTTTTAAAGAGAAAGACTCATGAAAGATGATTTCTTTGGGAATATTTTGATGGGTTGGCTTCAGTTCTAGCTGGTATGTTAGTACTGGTGCTAAATGAATACAGTAATGAGAAGAATTGCCATTTGGATATTATAATCTCTTGTAgctatatacttatatatagaATTCACCTAATGATTAGGAATTACTATTTATGGAAGCTTTTTTCTTTAGAGCTGTGCTTTGGCAGCTTAATACTGTGCAGAGTAGAAAAAAGGTTTAGCTTTCTAATTAGAGACATCAGAGCTATGATTAATTGAAATGAACACTGTAAACTATAGCCATTACGTGTGTCAGAGTAGTAAAAATTAGCCTTTTGAGCATTTTATAGAAAGTGTCAGTTGGAGGGTACTGGGATCTCTATATCCATCTCAATTTGGTTTCTCTTCATCAACAGTAGCACGATAGATGATTTCGTTTGTCACTAATGTAGTTAATAGATAATGGGTTATCATTTGTATCATTATAATTGTAACTATGTTGTGAGATTTTTGGCTTGGTTTATTATGAAAAGTTTCAGTGTGAGATAACTTGGCTTTTATTGTGAAAGGATTCGGCTAACATTCCAGTCATTCTAAGCATTGCTtccatctttttatttttctcctttatatTTGATTGTTATTCTTCAATCCTTAAACTTTGTCTATTAATTCTTTAAGGGGACTACTCCTTttttggcatatatatatatatatatttcctttctTGTTACTTGTCATAATATGGAAAGAATgtgataagaaaattttatggaaGGTTCAAGATTGTCAGGAGATCTGCATGAACTGTACAATTGTAGTGTAGGCTATATATAAGTTGTTTTATTAAACTGGAGTTTTGTGAGTAATGAAATGCTTAACTACATGAACAAATATGGCTGCAAATGCACCAGACTTCTGCTCTGTTGTACACTACGACGATTGTAGGGGCCAGGCCCATTACATTCCTTCTGGTGGTCATGAAGTATACACTTCCTGTACTCTCCTTCTACATTGTGAGTTTAAAAACAATATGTGGGTTTTCAAAAGGGGGCTACAGATGATCATTTCATAAGGAAATTAGGATTGGTGCTTTCTAATGTTAGAGCATTTTattatatgtgtatgaaaaGATGACCAACTTCCTATTCTAGTTAATCCAaggtgaaaataattttaagtcaTGATACATGGGTTTATTAATGAGACCTGCTTTTGATGTGAAAGGTGTAGCCTTTGAATGGGGAGGCAGGTTGGCAGAGTATTGTAACTGATGAAATGATAAGGATCTAAATAATTTTGAAGTCATcttatatgttaaaaaaattttaaaatttgaattgataTTTAAGACATTGGGCATCCAAATATCTTAGGAGCCAATTCCAATAGGTTTTTCCTAATGCATAAACCGTTCACATGCTGGAGGCTAAGGAAATTGCTCCCCCCCCacccctttttttcttctttttccggCTTCCAAAATTTTGCTGGTAATTGACATACCTAATATCTGCTTTATATGTTTCTTACATGCTAGCTGTTGAAAGATTTGCATCTAAAACCAAAATTGAcatcaatgatttttttttttggtaggtaAGAAAAATGGGATTATTGACATCGTTGATAGTGATGAAGATTGTGCTGCGGAAGGAACTTCAAgtggaaaagaaataaattctCAAAAATTTGCAGACAATGTGCACTCCAATCTGGCTGCTGTGGAAAATGGGACCCGAATGCTCAAACGAAAATGGGATTCACATGTAAATGTGAGTGAAAACATCAACAATGTTGATcaagaaaaagatgaaatatTTAAAGCCAGTAAACGAAAGATGGAGCCAAAACAAGAATTGATTAGTGATCCTGAGGGTTCTCCTACCATTCATATGTCAAGAAAAGCAGTTTCTTCTGGTGGTATTGGTGTTGATAAACTTATAAGACCATCAAGGCAGGATCAGATGTTTTTGAGACGATGTAAGGAGAACATGGGGATAGAACAAAGCCCACAAAATCTTTGGCAtaatttggatttggatggGGATAGTGATGACAGTTCTAGTTCGTCAGATTCTGATGATGATGTGaatgattatttaaattt
This genomic stretch from Castanea sativa cultivar Marrone di Chiusa Pesio chromosome 1, ASM4071231v1 harbors:
- the LOC142624755 gene encoding uncharacterized protein LOC142624755; the encoded protein is MQKKKQATGTNNINKFMERILLRQPRQTNTEVNKVKTSWRSVSDQSFTTSSASPQQNPATATATATATISISSKPFSPAHGVVSTVSLSHIFPKMSSRPVPAFALDGNGDCTNPKNQSISELVAKLRTAYRSQDFDRAEEILVARETKLKREIEKEKKEKALLTEKLQMENLDRIYLEDELENQKKALEAALERERKAEEAKNSKQDEKNVVGVLRRRICELECENVKAKGEVELWKKRFEELGIRVSKLEEDIAMLTDSEPLANNNGGGEVIRDGSDEVRREKKDLNENGVGNFGQNGVFVKIENDGLYCNGNKSREASVGLGFEENGDILTTACMSKEAFAGLSFDSPIKGNGDSQTAGKKNGIIDIVDSDEDCAAEGTSSGKEINSQKFADNVHSNLAAVENGTRMLKRKWDSHVNVSENINNVDQEKDEIFKASKRKMEPKQELISDPEGSPTIHMSRKAVSSGGIGVDKLIRPSRQDQMFLRRCKENMGIEQSPQNLWHNLDLDGDSDDSSSSSDSDDDVNDYLNLDQFIPKVQRNRDNQKWEFEANMLEEFRKDEELCMEAVCALYRQHTSVKRSPFGFSLPNNRGFKNFDVARGTTLAEFLIAGDPQKKLRKSVAELEKHDHKGLSDCRRLAVTHAKQLFEIYQKKEDPFFLS